A region of the Apium graveolens cultivar Ventura chromosome 6, ASM990537v1, whole genome shotgun sequence genome:
TAATCGTTCCTCTtaatctttttctttcttttcaatgGCTTCCTTACATCCACCTTTATTTTAATATTCATGAACTCCCTCCAGATACCATAGTTGTTCTTAGCGTCATAGGAGATAAATTCACTGAAAAAATTACCTAGCTGTTGACCCACTGTTTCAGACATGAAATCATTCAGGAGATCATATACATGAATCCAAATGTTTAAAAACCATAGTGGAACATTTAAATGTTCTTCGCCCATTGAAATTTCTTCAAATAAAAGTATAATGTTATCAAACGTTGAGGGACCCCATTCATCACCCATGCCTTGTCTTCTTTGTGATAGAATTAGAACAGGAAAACTCATATTTCTAACTTCTTAATATTTATCCCCGTAATAGGCTTCTGCCATCTTGATTCTCATTACTCTAGTATTAATATTTTTTCGGTAAAAAATCTACCTATGAGACAAAACTCAAACTTATTTGTCTCTTTCTCAATATCTCCACCAAATATTAAATTTTCATTCTCTTCTTCATCCAAACTGAGATTTACTAATTGTTCATCTAATTTTTTGTGTTTTATCATGCCGGCCTCATACTCCTCTGATAGTGAGAAAAGATGAGAAAGTCATTCTCTCACATGAGACTCGAGAAATATTATTTCATTGAAAAATGGGAGACGTTCATTCACAATTCCAAATTATAATGTATTCGTAGCTTATCAATCCAAAATTCCAAATTATTATGTTGAAAGACCttttaatttgataaaattttcCCACTTACGAGCTCTAATTGAATAGCTAATGTTGACTAATATTATCCCCCATTTATTTAACCAATATACAGCTTTGCCACTTCTAATTCATTTGCTTATATAAAACTAATTTACACTTGCCTTAATGGAACGTGGTGTTTAAttcatttaaaaaataaatttacaaGTCAAAAACTAAATGCTAGTGCTGCATGCTGAAACCCGATACCCCATCATACATCTTTTCCTTCACCGCATAATTATCCTCTTGACTTGTCGGCATCAGTAAAAAAAATATATCCGACCACTTGCATTAATTAAAATATTCATCGCATTTTAACAAAAATACATGCAAGTATGTAAGGGCAAAGTATACGGTATTGTAAAAATAAGTGCACTTATTGCTATAATTTAGAATCAAAAGATAATTTTTGGTACTAAAATAATATCACGTCTCCGATAATTAATTCTATATTTAAATAAATCGTTTTAAACTTAACTAACTTTTCTATTTATGTGTATAAACTTTTTTCACTTTTACTTATTCTATCTTTCACTCTTTTTTTGTAATTCTTTTATAATTTGACAAATATAACacaatactccctccgtcccaatatACGTTTTCTCTTTTGACTTTTGGTACTGTTCACGGTAaacgattgactactaatttacgtctaatctataatatcaaacatagtcatgagtgatctcgttggattcgtatttatcagtactttaatacagtgaaatttttatatttaatactaatacgaatttaaagatattaacaatcaaaagtatGCATTGGCAAAGGTGTCCAACACAAAaaggaaacgtttttagggacggagggagtactatATTTATGTTATATTTAACACAAATTATAGAACCGTACTATTTTATGACAGTGTTTACACCATTATTAGATTGTCAAGATTCACATTGTGTGCTATATTATAGATATAACACACCATTGGACAAGTTCTAAGTTGTAACCTATAAAAATACTACAATATTGTTCACAATTTACTTAAATAAAAATAGAAATGACATAATTAGATCATCAACTATaaaagtttttttttttaaaaaaatagataagataaaaGCCCACCTACTTTTGGTCGCAAAATCAATATCTACGTATCTACACATCCATGTATCTCTGATTTATAATTCGGGACCCATTAAAATCACCTCTTGATCATATTATTCATTCATATTAATCTCTAACTTAATTTATTTTGGTGACACGAATATTCAGTTATTTTCGGGTTTTATATCGACGCGCGTTGAATTAAGGTAATAACTATTTCAATCCTCTAGTCAAAATCAAATTCAATTGTTTTTCCTTGTTAATTTCAATccgtttttaattatttttagttctcgatTGTGATGTTGATAGTTGATAATTTGACATTGTGTAGTGCAATTGTGATTGTATATATCTTCAATTTAAGCTGTGAATTAGGGTTTTTGAATGATGGCTTCGGGTCCTCCATTTGAGTTGGAGGATCAAACTGATGAGGATTTTTTCGATAAATTGgtgattgatgatgatgatgatgatgctTTTGTTGTTGAGGCTTCTTCGGTTTCGAAGAAATTGGGAGGTGGTGGGAGTGATTCTGATGATGCGAAAGCGTTTGCGAATTTCAGTATTGAGGAGGATGATGATGTAGAAGTGTTTGGGGGTTCTGGTTTACGAGATGTTTCTCGTGACAGTGGTGTGAATGTGATTGGTAGTTTGAGTTTAGGGGAGGATGTTGGTGGTGGTGTGAGTGAGGGAGGTGGAAAATGTGGTTCTTTGGAGGCGGTGACTTTGGTTGACTCGGAGAATGTGGGTGAATCAAAGGGTGTTGATTTAGGGGCTGAATTGGCGGTTGCTGGTGGTAGTTCGAGTAATGTGAGTAATGTTAGTGGAGTGATTAGTAGTGATGCAGGGACGGGTGTTGTGAGTGGTTTGAGTGAAGTTAGTGGTGGGAGTGTTTCTAGTGATGTGAGTGGACTGAATAGAAGTGATGCGGGGATAGAGTTGGTTTCCGGTTTGATTGAAGTTGGTGGTAATAGCATTTCTAGTGATGACAGTGGATTGATTAACAGCGATGCAGGGATGGGTGTTGTGTGTGGTTTGACTGAAGTCAACGGTGATAGTATTTCTAATGATGTCGGTGGATTGAATAATGACGTTGCAGGGATAGAGTTGGGGTCCAGCTTGACTGAAGTTGGTGGCAGTAGTATTTCTAGTAGTGTCAGTGGGTTGAATGATGGGAATTTGGGGACGGAGGCGGTGGAGGATTTGTCTGCTAGAAAAAACAGTGGATCTACTGCTCCGGGTGTCAAGGAGGTGCAATGGAGTGCATTTAGTTCTGATGCATTGCAGGATGGCGGTAATGGCTTCGGTTCATACTCTGATCTTTTTGGTGAATTTGGAGATGGTGCTACTGCTAATGCTGGAGATTTTGTCAGTGCATCGTTAAACATGGTATCAGATGTTGATATACGTGAAGCTGCTTTTTTTGATAATGCTCATAATAACTCACAGCATCAAGAGGCCCAGGTTTCTGCTGCTGAAGGGGAGAATATCGCGGATGCACAGGATTTAAATAACAGTCAGTCCTGGGAGAATATGTATCCAGGGTGGAAGTATGACCATAATACAGGGCAGTGGTATCAAGTTGATGGTTATGATGCAACCACAAATGTACAAGAAAGCCTCGACACATCTGTTCATGAGAACCCAGAGGTTTCTATTCCGCAGCAAACTGCTCAGTCTGCTGCAGGGGCTATACCCCAGAGTGGCGCAATTGAGAATGCTACCAGTTGGAATCAGCAGGATTTAAATGAAAGTGTTACTGACTGGAACAAGCAGGCTTCAACGGTGGGAGATACCAGCGTTGCAAGTGTATCAAATTTGAATCAGATTTCACAAGTGAGCGATGGATATCCCTCCCATATGATTTTCGATCCTCAGTATCCTGGTTGGTACTATGATTCGGTCTCCCAAGAGTGGCTCTCTTTGGATGCATATATTTCATCAAGTCAATCTAATCATCAAACTGAGAATCATCTCATTCAAAATGGTTTTCATACTTATAATCAAAGTGATGCAAACATTAAGGATGTATTTGGGAACGATGGTCAGTACACTTCTGGACATTTTAATAGCCAAGTAGAAGACTATAACTTTGACGGATCCTTCAGTAATTTCAATCAACAGAATTCAAACAGTTGGCAACCTGATTCAGTCAAGTCAAGTTTTGGTGCTTCAGAATTTGGTGGAAACCACCAATTGAATAATCACCATGACCCAGTATTTTCTGTGAACAACAATGTTAGCCAGCAAAATTCTTATAGTCGTGGAGAATCTGTCACTTATAATGGAAAAACAAGCCAGGATCAAAGCCAGGGCTTTGTCCCTCGAAATTTTAATCAAGTTTTAGATCAGCCAAGATTTGATCAGGATGCACAAACGTTTACATCAAATGATTACAATGGCAATCAGAATAAGGTAAGTTACTCTCACCAGCAGCAACAGAGTGGCAATCAGTTCTTTTATGCCCCAGCTGCAGGAAGATCATCAGATGGACGTCCTCCacatgccttggttgcttttggttTTGGCGGGAAACTTATCACGATGAAAAATAATGATTCTCTACACAAGTCTCCCTATGGAGGACAGGTATATCCTTTAGTTTTAGTGATAGGAATTTAACTTGCATATCTATTACAAATACACATATTTAAAACTGAATACTGGTTAAATCTGTGTTAAGGATTCAGTAGGTTCCTCAATTTCTGTTCTCAACTTAATGGATGTTGTGAAAGGAAGTGTTGATGCTACGAGCAACCAAGCAGGCGTGTTTGAGTACTTTCACAGTCTATGTGGGCAAGCATTTCCGGGTCCGTTAACTGGTGGAAGTGTTGCCACCAAAGAATTGAATAAATGGACAGATGAGAGGATTACATACTGTGAATCTTCTGATATGGTTTATGGGAAGGGAGAATCTGTGAAGTTGCTCATCTCAATGCTCAAAATAGCTTGTCAGCATTATGGAAAGCTCCGTTCTCCTTTTGGCA
Encoded here:
- the LOC141666939 gene encoding protein transport protein SEC16A homolog — its product is MMASGPPFELEDQTDEDFFDKLVIDDDDDDAFVVEASSVSKKLGGGGSDSDDAKAFANFSIEEDDDVEVFGGSGLRDVSRDSGVNVIGSLSLGEDVGGGVSEGGGKCGSLEAVTLVDSENVGESKGVDLGAELAVAGGSSSNVSNVSGVISSDAGTGVVSGLSEVSGGSVSSDVSGLNRSDAGIELVSGLIEVGGNSISSDDSGLINSDAGMGVVCGLTEVNGDSISNDVGGLNNDVAGIELGSSLTEVGGSSISSSVSGLNDGNLGTEAVEDLSARKNSGSTAPGVKEVQWSAFSSDALQDGGNGFGSYSDLFGEFGDGATANAGDFVSASLNMVSDVDIREAAFFDNAHNNSQHQEAQVSAAEGENIADAQDLNNSQSWENMYPGWKYDHNTGQWYQVDGYDATTNVQESLDTSVHENPEVSIPQQTAQSAAGAIPQSGAIENATSWNQQDLNESVTDWNKQASTVGDTSVASVSNLNQISQVSDGYPSHMIFDPQYPGWYYDSVSQEWLSLDAYISSSQSNHQTENHLIQNGFHTYNQSDANIKDVFGNDGQYTSGHFNSQVEDYNFDGSFSNFNQQNSNSWQPDSVKSSFGASEFGGNHQLNNHHDPVFSVNNNVSQQNSYSRGESVTYNGKTSQDQSQGFVPRNFNQVLDQPRFDQDAQTFTSNDYNGNQNKVSYSHQQQQSGNQFFYAPAAGRSSDGRPPHALVAFGFGGKLITMKNNDSLHKSPYGGQDSVGSSISVLNLMDVVKGSVDATSNQAGVFEYFHSLCGQAFPGPLTGGSVATKELNKWTDERITYCESSDMVYGKGESVKLLISMLKIACQHYGKLRSPFGTDINLKESDGPDIAVARLFASSNSNSSQINMYGAAAPCLQKLPSEERMRATAAEVQNLLVSGRKQEALQCAQENQLWGPALVLAAQLGNQFYADTVKQLALRQLVAGSPLRTLCLLIAGQPAEVFAAESAGGGANSSTLNMSQPAHIGASTMLDTWKENLAMMIANRTKDDELVLVHLGDSLWKERNDITAAHICYLIAEASIEPYSDSARLCLFGADHFKFPRTYVSPDAIQRTEIYEYSKLLGNSQFLLLPFQPYKLVYAYMLAEVGRVSDSLKYCQAISRSLKTGRAPEVETWRHLALSLEERIKAYQQGGFSTNMAPAKLVGKLLNLFDSTAHRVVGGLPPPAETATVGSFQGNENYTQSNLRVSSSQSTMAMSTSMPSTSVEHISQWTADDHSTMPNRSVSEPDIGRTPTQSDPSKDANTNDSQGKASVSAGSSRFGRFGFGFGSGSQLLQKILKPRQDKQAKLGEANKFYYDEKLKRWVEEGVDPPPEETVLPPPPTTSAFPIGTSDHSANSAVRTEGSLSNGGPNYGSPTSLGHNAGAPLVPPSSNQFSARGPIGVRSRYVDTFNKGGGNSTNMFKSPSVPSNRPISSASPKFFVPMPVSSVEQPAVDNTQQATSGNENPVMPSLNESFQSVAPPPSNNMQKYPSMNNIPNKGTTLAGLGNSSLLSHSRRAASWSGISNESLPPQSSAETKPLGEALGMSPPTFKPSGLSSMHSSGSGDNYGENLHEVETLMQI